In Flammeovirga kamogawensis, the sequence TTGCATTATTTATATTTAATAGGCTGATTGTTAGTTCATTTCAATTTAATCATAATTATTAATTATCTAAAACAATACTATACATAAGCCAACTAAATACATAAAAAATACTATTCAGAATCTATTGTTCTAAAAGTGAGATTAACCCTAGGTATACCTATCTTTTTTGTAGGGGGTAAACGGTGTAACCAGAACTCTTGTGTTTCATCTTTCATTACTAATAAAGAACCATGTTCTAAAATCAAGCTTACTGTTTCTTTTGTCTCTTTATGTTTAAAAGCAAACTTACGTTCGGCACAAAAAGAAACTGATGCTATTGCCCCTTTTTCTTTTAAATCTCTTTCTCCATCACTGTGCCATGCCATACCTTCACTACCGTTATGGTAAAGGTTTAATAAACAAGAGTTATACGTTTCTCCTGTTTCTTGTTCTATCAATGATTTTAATTTTAATAATTCAGGAGTAAAAGCCAAGGCCTCTTTTGTATTTTTAGAGTAGGTATATTTAAATGGTCTATCTCCATACCATGCTACTTTTCTTTTGGTTTCAATACGTTTACCAAACATTATAGCAACATCATTTTTCCATTCTATGTGTTCCATAAATGTTGTGAAATAATAATCGGCTTCTTTCTGCGACAGTATTTTCCCATAATAGTTTACAGTTCCATTATAAGGTAAAAGGTTTTTATTTTTGTCGCTTGGTAAATCGAAAAGTTGCATAGAAATAAATTTAGGTGTTTATAATGGCAAGTAGTAATTATTTTATAATATCGTTAATGTCATACTCTTGAAATATTTCTTTTTCCCGATTTTGGCAAAATTGCTAAAACCGTATTCTATAAAGATGTATATCTTGAATTATTCTAATAACAAAACCTAAAATAAAAGCCCTATAGAATGTAATTTAGTAAATTACTAAGACTTAAGTAAACCTATATAATTGTATGAAATGGAAAAAATAGACCTCCTGCCTTTCGAAACATCATTAGCAATAATGGAAGAGCCTGGTGTTACATCAATTACTTTCTTTGAAGGAAATATAAAATTAATTGGCAAGAAAATTAAAGATCGTTTTCAAGAAATTGTTAACGCAAACCCATGGTTGAGTGGTAAGATTATAAAACAGAATAAAGAAATTAGTTTACAGTTTTCAAACTCACCAGAAATAGAACAACTTTATCATCCAGATATTGACACTGTTTCCGTTTCTGATGAAATGAGTTACGAACAAATTACTCAAGCTGTAAAAAGTTGTACAGTACAAAGAGGAAGACACCTAATAAATAAACTACATCCATTAACGCTTTTATCTATTCTTCCTGATAAAGAAAATCCATCAGAAAAATTTGCAGTAATACTGTCTATCTCACATGTAATTGCTGATGGTTTTACATACTATAGTATTCTAAATATGTTTTCAGATGATATAAAAATTGAGTCTTTAAATGTGAATAGGAAATTAGATGTTAGTAAGCAGATTCCAAACTATATTGGTAAAGATCTTTATAAATTTACAAACTCTATTTCTTTAGGAATAAACTCTTTAAAAGGGCTAGTTTTTGGTAAAAAAGTACAATGCTTTGCTTATTATGTTGATACTCAAAAAATAAATGCAATAAAAGCTGATTTACCCTCTAATATTCCCTTTGTTTCTACTAATGATATTTTACAAAGTAGTATTTCTAAAGCTGTTGATGCTCGGCTAAGTATGATGGCTATTAATTTTAGAAACAGAATTGAAGGAATTAATAATAACGATGCAGGAAATTATGAAGCAGGGTTATTTTTTGATAAAGTAAATTATTATAAACCTCAAAATATTAGATCAGCATTAAACTCTGGTGTACCTATGAAAACGACATCAAGCAGTATACCAAGTTTTTTTGAAACATTAGGTGACAAGTTTACACAAATTACAAATTGGGCTAGTTTTGCAAGTGGTATTGTTATTGACGGTACAAAGCAAAAAATTCATATCCCAATTTATGATTTAAGCTTGATTCCTTTTGATTGTGCAATAATCTTTAAACCTGTTGCAGATAAAACTGCGGTGATGTTCCTTTCTAAAACTCTATCAAAAAATCACATATTAGCACAATGTGAAGTAGAAGAACCTGTTGACAATGTGATTTTCAAAGATTAATCAGTCTCTTTACCTTCCCAATTTTGATCTGTATATATTTCAAATCCATTGTCTTCTAATAAAGACGATGTAATACCATTTCCATCAATTAAATTACCTGAAAAAGATCCATCGTATATTTTACCATAACCACAAGATGGGCTTCGTGATTGTAAAATTGCTTTTTTGATATTTGCATTTTTTGCAATTTCTAATGTTCTCTGAGCACCTTTATTAAAAGCAATAGTTTGATCTGTCCCAAATTTATCTTTTACTTCATCACCAACAATCTCTACAGGATTTCTAGGTGTAGGTAAACCTCCTAATTCTTCAGGACACACAGGAATTGCTTTCCCATCTATTACAAGTTGCTCAATCTTACTGATATGAGTACAACCGCCATTGTACCTACAATTTATGCCTACTAAACAAGCACTAACTATATATTCAGGCTTTGTCATATTATTGTAATCCTAATTTTAATCCTGCAAGTAAACCGCTTTTTGATTCTATTTTTAAATATGGATATTCTACTTTAGATAAGAATAAACCCGATGGATACGCTGGTGGGGTATC encodes:
- a CDS encoding alpha-ketoglutarate-dependent dioxygenase AlkB family protein, whose protein sequence is MQLFDLPSDKNKNLLPYNGTVNYYGKILSQKEADYYFTTFMEHIEWKNDVAIMFGKRIETKRKVAWYGDRPFKYTYSKNTKEALAFTPELLKLKSLIEQETGETYNSCLLNLYHNGSEGMAWHSDGERDLKEKGAIASVSFCAERKFAFKHKETKETVSLILEHGSLLVMKDETQEFWLHRLPPTKKIGIPRVNLTFRTIDSE
- a CDS encoding DUF523 domain-containing protein, producing MTKPEYIVSACLVGINCRYNGGCTHISKIEQLVIDGKAIPVCPEELGGLPTPRNPVEIVGDEVKDKFGTDQTIAFNKGAQRTLEIAKNANIKKAILQSRSPSCGYGKIYDGSFSGNLIDGNGITSSLLEDNGFEIYTDQNWEGKETD